TGGTGGAATTTTACCCTTAAAATCGGCCCATGTGAGCCTTTTATCGGGATTCCACAACATACTTTCTTCAAGCTGTTGGGAGTTTCCAATGAAACCGAAAATTAAAAAAAATCCTATGTAAACTATCTTACCCAATTAAATTGAATTACTTTTTCAATATTGGGATGAAGACTATAATGTACGGGACATGTGTTCGCTGTATTTTCTAAAATTTTTCTGTGCTTATCAGAAACGTTTTTAGGGAATTCCATTTTTACTTCGATTTTGGAAATCCTTCTGGGGTTTGCTGCCATATGCTTGGTCACTTCGGCAGTTGAACCGGATAAATCCACTTCCAAATCCCTAGCTTTGATACCCATCATCGTCAACATACAACTTGCCAATCCTGTTGCCACCGTATCCGTTGGCGAGAATGCCTGTCCCAATCCGTTATTGTCGATAGGAGCATCCGTGATAAATTCATTTTCGGAACGCAAATGCAAACAGGTAGTCCGCAATTCTCCCGTGTAAGTAACTTTAGAGGTCATTGAGCTTTATTTCTTTAATTCTAAGACCATCGTATTCCATAAGGTACGAGGCCTTATTATAATAGCCAGAGGATATATTATTAAAATAATTAAAACTGTTGCCCGTATACTCAGTAAGACCAATAATCTTGGAAGTCTCAAAAAGATTGTTTTTATGCGCAAGTTTCAATAAAATATCGAACGTGACATCAAAACCGCGAACTGCATAACGGTCAGGTTTTAAATCGTTGTATCTTTTCCTATATGCTTTGGTAAAAGCGTCTTCTTTAATTTCTCTATAAAAGGATGGGTATGCAAACTTTAGGTTGGAAAGGTGCGTATTGGACACAACATCACTTTCAAAAGCACTATTGAAGTTTGTCGTGAACATTCGTACGACCGTTTTATCCGCATTTGCCGAGTTTAAAATTGAAGTCACACTAGCAACCATGTTCGGCTGGTTGGTTTCCACAAAAACCCAATTTTCCTTAGTTTCCGAAAGCTTTACCAAAAACCTGTTCAAATGCAACGATTTATTGTCAATGATTTTTGCAATCTGGGCAGACGGGAACTTTGCACGAATAGAATCTTTAGCTACTTGATGGGTGGAATCCGCAATTATGATAACATTCTGGTCTGTATACGTCTTTTTTAGATATGACAGCATTTTTTGCCGCAACACCTCATCGGTAGGTACTGAAAAGAATACATTGCCGTGACTGTATGAACTGCTGGATGCTGTTGGGGAAATAACAGGAATATTTTTTGGAGCGGCT
The nucleotide sequence above comes from Flagellimonas sp. HMM57. Encoded proteins:
- a CDS encoding OsmC family protein encodes the protein MTSKVTYTGELRTTCLHLRSENEFITDAPIDNNGLGQAFSPTDTVATGLASCMLTMMGIKARDLEVDLSGSTAEVTKHMAANPRRISKIEVKMEFPKNVSDKHRKILENTANTCPVHYSLHPNIEKVIQFNWVR